The following proteins are co-located in the Tachysurus vachellii isolate PV-2020 chromosome 17, HZAU_Pvac_v1, whole genome shotgun sequence genome:
- the med31 gene encoding mediator of RNA polymerase II transcription subunit 31 — MAGVMETEEQARNRFQSELEFIQCLANPNYLNFLAQRGYLREKPFVNYLKYLLYWKEPEYAKFLKYPHCLHMLELLQYEHFRKELVNAQCAKFIDEQQILHWQHYSRKRTRLQQALAEQQQQQQQQAATHGNATSK; from the exons ATGGCGGGCGTCATGGAAACAG AGGAGCAGGCGAGGAATCGTTTCCAGTCGGAATTGGAGTTTATTCAGTGTCTGGCTAACCCAAATTATCTGAATT TTTTGGCTCAGAGAGGCTACCTACGAGAAAAACCTTTCGTGAATTACCTGAAGTATTTGCTTTATTGGAAAGAACCAGAATATGCCAAATTCCTTAA ATATCCTCACTGCTTGCACATGTTGGAGCTGTTGCAGTACGAACATTTCCGTAAGGAGCTGGTGAACGCTCAGTGTGCCAAGTTTATAGACGAGCAGCAGATCCTGCACTGGCAGCACTACTCACGCAAGCGCACACGCCTTCAGCAGGCTCTCGCcgagcagcaacagcagcagcaacagcaggcGGCTACACACGGCAATGCCACCTCAAAATGA